In Alkaliphilus flagellatus, one DNA window encodes the following:
- a CDS encoding nucleoid-associated protein, translated as MRETNSIILHHVIIHVLDKTMDVPLFTDYEQEITEEIHELLERHIVRSLKDDDNRIAKFISGPNIVRDNCDAMLYGEECFIESSKTIAQHLFNAMKSHGNISSCDLVVCIYSVDNIKYIALLKMDYRKSYIHDVEYIGDKFKVSIIPQEIGLPGAGQRLQKCAFIKLYEANEEYDLVVLDKQQSADQDHEVANFFVKDFLNSNILVDSKDKTKMFKNITEKWVRSQLRQDIEQATKVRETLSNNLKKEEEINIRGFVEDAMDGNEEIQNDYIDHLNSNGFQITSFEVDKPWVEKKLKKKSIKTDTGFDIKNDRDCFDDNLKFHVKRNGDGTVDIIIKNVTFFVEK; from the coding sequence ATGAGAGAGACAAACAGTATTATTCTACATCATGTTATTATACATGTATTAGACAAAACAATGGATGTACCTTTATTTACGGATTACGAACAGGAAATTACAGAGGAGATTCATGAACTTCTAGAAAGGCACATTGTACGTTCTTTAAAGGATGATGATAATAGAATAGCTAAGTTTATAAGTGGTCCTAATATTGTAAGAGATAACTGTGATGCTATGCTATATGGAGAAGAATGTTTTATTGAGAGTTCTAAAACAATCGCTCAGCATTTATTTAATGCAATGAAAAGTCATGGAAATATATCGTCCTGTGATTTAGTTGTATGTATTTATTCTGTAGATAATATAAAATATATTGCCTTGTTAAAAATGGATTATAGAAAGTCATATATACATGATGTTGAGTATATAGGAGATAAGTTTAAGGTATCTATTATTCCGCAAGAAATAGGCCTTCCTGGTGCAGGTCAAAGATTACAAAAATGTGCATTTATTAAGCTATATGAAGCCAACGAAGAATATGACTTAGTAGTACTAGATAAACAACAGTCTGCGGACCAGGATCATGAAGTAGCAAACTTCTTTGTAAAGGATTTTTTAAATAGTAATATATTAGTAGATAGTAAAGATAAAACAAAAATGTTTAAAAATATTACAGAAAAATGGGTAAGAAGTCAATTAAGACAGGACATAGAGCAGGCTACAAAAGTAAGGGAGACTTTGTCTAATAATTTAAAGAAGGAAGAAGAAATAAATATTAGAGGCTTTGTAGAAGATGCTATGGATGGTAACGAGGAAATACAAAATGATTATATAGATCATCTAAATAGTAATGGTTTTCAAATAACTAGCTTTGAGGTTGATAAGCCTTGGGTAGAAAAAAAGCTTAAGAAAAAATCAATTAAAACTGATACAGGATTCGATATTAAAAATGATCGTGATTGTTTTGACGATAATTTAAAGTTTCATGTTAAAAGAAATGGTGACGGGACTGTTGATATTATAATAAAAAATGTAACATTCTTTGTAGAGAAGTAA
- a CDS encoding ATP-dependent metallopeptidase FtsH/Yme1/Tma family protein: MQKLKMNKNRIVIILISVVFLLLTITFIFSMKFKKPVLQISYIEFMEKVDNKQIKSVSISDSAQLKGEFKDGEQFITDNPRIDGFKESMLVKNIEVKESSDQYSPGQLALAIVAIGAFAGVAIYLSKNNSQQVSKEYDKMSNIEISTEKDSNIRFSNIAGNEEAKENIMELVDFIKNPQKYERYGARMPKGIILYGPPGTGKTLMAKALASEAGVDFLAVSGSDFVQIYAGLGAGRIRSLFKKAKEKGKCVIFIDEIDAIGKKRDRGGLGGSDESDRTLNALLTEMSGFKGSEGIVVIAATNRLDTLDEALLRPGRFDRQIEIGLPDLNARHEILKLYSKDRPIAVSLSLRGIAEQTVYFSGAKLENLMNEAAINAARENAEAITALHIDKAFYTVIAGDEKKDRSNIRNIDRRITAYHEAGHAVVTKLLCPENKVTKVTIIPSTKGAGGFSMNIPPDKMYNTKKEMINNIKIALAGRIVEELIFGADNVTTGASNDIQKATEILVAMIKQFGMSEEIGMINYDILFGHQGSADRKLAEITRNEMQRLYDETKLLIENNRELVYSIAENLLDKETLNEEEIDKCIENMWQKALN, encoded by the coding sequence GTGCAAAAATTAAAAATGAATAAAAATAGAATTGTAATTATTTTAATATCTGTAGTGTTTTTATTGCTGACTATCACTTTTATATTTAGTATGAAGTTTAAAAAACCAGTGCTTCAAATTTCCTATATAGAATTTATGGAAAAGGTTGATAATAAGCAGATTAAATCTGTATCTATATCGGACTCTGCCCAGTTAAAGGGTGAGTTTAAGGATGGGGAACAATTTATAACAGATAATCCTAGGATAGATGGATTTAAAGAGAGCATGTTAGTTAAAAATATAGAAGTTAAAGAATCAAGCGATCAGTATTCACCTGGACAACTAGCTTTAGCTATTGTAGCTATTGGTGCTTTTGCTGGAGTGGCAATTTATTTATCGAAAAATAATTCACAGCAAGTTTCTAAAGAATATGACAAAATGTCGAATATAGAGATTTCAACTGAAAAAGATTCGAATATAAGATTTAGTAATATTGCAGGTAACGAGGAAGCAAAAGAGAATATTATGGAGCTTGTTGACTTTATAAAAAACCCACAGAAGTATGAAAGATATGGAGCTAGAATGCCAAAGGGTATAATTTTATATGGTCCTCCAGGAACAGGCAAAACTCTAATGGCTAAGGCTTTAGCAAGTGAAGCGGGAGTAGATTTTTTAGCGGTGTCAGGCTCTGATTTTGTGCAAATATATGCAGGACTAGGGGCTGGTAGAATTAGATCATTATTTAAAAAGGCTAAGGAAAAAGGTAAATGTGTTATATTTATAGATGAAATAGATGCTATTGGTAAGAAAAGAGACCGTGGTGGACTAGGTGGGAGCGACGAATCTGATAGAACTTTAAATGCACTTTTAACTGAAATGTCAGGTTTTAAGGGTAGTGAAGGTATTGTAGTTATAGCAGCTACCAATAGATTAGACACATTAGATGAAGCTCTTTTAAGGCCAGGAAGATTTGATAGGCAGATTGAAATTGGTCTGCCAGATTTAAATGCTAGGCATGAAATTTTAAAACTTTACAGTAAGGATAGACCAATTGCAGTTAGTCTTAGTTTAAGGGGTATAGCGGAGCAAACGGTGTATTTTAGTGGCGCGAAGTTGGAAAATCTTATGAATGAAGCTGCTATTAACGCAGCTAGAGAAAATGCAGAAGCTATTACTGCTCTTCATATAGACAAAGCTTTTTATACTGTAATTGCTGGAGATGAGAAAAAAGATAGAAGTAATATTAGAAATATAGATAGAAGAATTACTGCCTATCATGAGGCCGGTCATGCAGTTGTCACTAAGCTACTCTGTCCCGAAAATAAGGTTACAAAGGTAACTATTATTCCTAGTACAAAAGGAGCAGGGGGATTTAGTATGAACATTCCTCCTGATAAAATGTATAATACAAAAAAAGAAATGATAAATAATATTAAAATTGCATTAGCAGGTAGAATTGTAGAAGAACTAATATTTGGTGCTGATAATGTTACTACTGGTGCAAGTAATGATATACAGAAAGCAACGGAAATATTAGTAGCCATGATTAAGCAGTTTGGTATGAGTGAAGAAATTGGTATGATTAATTATGATATATTATTTGGACATCAAGGCTCGGCGGATAGGAAACTAGCTGAAATTACTAGAAATGAGATGCAAAGACTTTATGATGAAACAAAACTGCTTATTGAAAATAATAGAGAGTTAGTTTATTCAATAGCTGAAAATCTTTTAGATAAAGAGACACTAAATGAAGAAGAAATTGATAAATGCATTGAAAATATGTGGCAAAAAGCTTTAAACTAG
- a CDS encoding molybdopterin molybdotransferase MoeA — MELLNTVTVEEAKNKIREAFGGFSLKQENISILDAVGRYLAKDIIVPIDVPGFDRSTVDGYAVISKDTFGASESVPGFLKYKDQIEMGKKADVTVRTGNCYYVPTGGMLPEGCDSVVMIEYTEVLGNDICIQRPVAPGENVLKKGEDLKRGDIIFKKGHKLRPQDIGMLAGIGTINIDVYEKLRVSIISTGDELVSPTEDLKLGQIKDMNTYSLSAASIEDGCNVIERTIVKDHRDLLKNKIEECVKNSHIVLISGGSSMGNKDFTKDVINDIGSPGVFIHGVSVKPGKPTIVGKIGTTALFGLPGQPVSALVIYKIFVSFLINNIYYNEEVINQYIEGEISVNIPSAPGREHYVMVNIREEIDKTVIEPVYGKSGMLSMMAKARGYVKIKTNQEGLIKGEKVRVFLF; from the coding sequence ATGGAACTATTAAATACAGTTACTGTAGAAGAGGCAAAAAATAAAATAAGAGAAGCCTTTGGTGGTTTTTCATTAAAGCAAGAAAATATAAGTATATTAGATGCCGTTGGTAGGTATTTAGCTAAAGATATTATTGTTCCAATAGATGTTCCTGGGTTTGATCGTTCTACGGTAGATGGGTATGCAGTTATATCTAAAGATACATTTGGTGCTAGTGAAAGTGTCCCTGGGTTTTTAAAGTACAAAGATCAAATAGAAATGGGTAAAAAAGCAGATGTAACTGTGCGGACTGGGAACTGCTATTATGTACCAACAGGCGGAATGCTGCCTGAAGGATGTGATAGTGTAGTTATGATTGAATATACAGAGGTTTTGGGAAATGATATATGTATCCAAAGACCAGTTGCTCCTGGAGAAAATGTTTTAAAAAAAGGTGAAGATCTTAAACGAGGGGATATTATCTTTAAAAAAGGCCATAAACTACGACCGCAAGATATAGGCATGTTAGCTGGAATAGGAACTATTAATATAGATGTTTATGAAAAGCTTAGAGTAAGCATAATTTCTACTGGTGATGAATTAGTTTCACCTACAGAAGATTTAAAATTGGGACAAATAAAAGATATGAATACATATAGTTTATCTGCAGCTTCTATTGAAGATGGTTGTAATGTAATAGAGAGGACTATTGTTAAGGATCATAGAGACTTATTGAAAAATAAGATTGAAGAATGTGTTAAAAATAGTCATATTGTTTTAATCTCAGGTGGAAGTTCTATGGGAAATAAGGACTTTACAAAGGATGTAATTAATGATATTGGCTCTCCTGGAGTATTTATTCATGGAGTATCAGTTAAACCAGGCAAGCCTACTATAGTCGGGAAAATAGGTACTACAGCTTTATTTGGGTTGCCTGGACAACCTGTTTCTGCCCTTGTTATATATAAAATTTTTGTAAGTTTTTTAATTAATAATATTTACTATAATGAAGAAGTAATTAACCAGTATATAGAAGGAGAGATTTCGGTTAACATTCCTTCTGCTCCAGGCAGGGAGCATTATGTAATGGTTAATATAAGAGAAGAAATAGATAAGACAGTTATTGAACCGGTTTATGGGAAATCAGGAATGCTTTCTATGATGGCAAAGGCAAGAGGATATGTTAAAATTAAGACAAATCAAGAAGGACTTATAAAGGGAGAAAAAGTTAGAGTGTTCTTATTTTAA
- a CDS encoding molybdopterin biosynthesis protein, translated as MTKKDRNIYLTNIPLEEAQKQYFSEINSLNSCINTEIIPVVESLNRVTTKPVFAKKSSPNYNAAAMDGIAVISNATFEATESNPVYLKLEENFIYINTGGYIRDPYNAVIMIEDVVEVDENTVEIRQPATPWQHVRPIGEDIVESELIISANHNIRSMDIGALLAGQIINLEVYKLPRVGIIPTGSEIVQVEEELSIGKIIDTNSSMFAAMVMEYNGIPKKYEVVPDEYDLIKSKIIEATNENDIVVINAGSSAGSKDYTVNVLREIGDVLIHGVATKPGKPAILAIVNGKPVIGIPGYPVSAYFVFEFFVKPLLFQYNRQMLDEHKKVNSILSRRIVSSLKHEEFIRLKLGVVNDKVIATPLDRGAGVTMSLVKADGILVVPQRVEGYEAGIEVEVQLLKSISEINNTIVSIGSHDLVMDILSNELHLNRSNVFLSSAHVGSLGGIMAMKKGECHISPIHLMDEETGDYNNSYIKKYLNSSDYAIIKFVKRSQGLMVKKGNPLNIQYVKDLTRSDIQFVNRQRGAGTRILLDYYLDKNEITASDIRGYDREFNTHMAVAAAVAGKSADCGMGVLSAAKAMGLDFIPIAWEDYDLCISKEMLEDKKITSLISVMKSEEFISKIAKLDGYSTDNIGDIVYI; from the coding sequence ATGACGAAAAAGGACAGAAATATATATCTAACAAATATTCCGTTAGAAGAAGCTCAGAAACAGTATTTTTCAGAAATTAATTCATTGAATAGTTGCATAAATACAGAAATTATACCTGTTGTTGAAAGTTTAAATAGAGTTACAACTAAACCAGTTTTCGCAAAGAAATCCTCTCCAAATTATAATGCTGCTGCTATGGATGGTATTGCTGTAATTTCGAATGCTACTTTTGAAGCAACAGAAAGTAATCCAGTTTATCTAAAACTAGAGGAAAATTTTATTTATATTAATACAGGTGGATATATAAGAGATCCATATAATGCTGTAATTATGATTGAGGATGTTGTAGAAGTGGATGAAAATACTGTAGAGATTCGTCAGCCGGCAACACCTTGGCAACATGTTAGACCTATAGGGGAAGATATAGTTGAAAGTGAACTTATTATAAGTGCAAATCATAATATACGATCTATGGACATAGGAGCATTGCTAGCAGGTCAAATTATTAATTTAGAGGTTTATAAACTGCCTAGGGTTGGAATTATTCCTACTGGTTCAGAAATTGTACAAGTGGAGGAAGAGCTATCTATAGGTAAAATTATAGATACTAATTCTAGTATGTTTGCTGCTATGGTAATGGAGTACAATGGTATACCTAAAAAATATGAAGTTGTTCCAGACGAATACGACCTTATTAAAAGCAAAATAATCGAGGCTACAAATGAAAATGATATTGTAGTCATTAATGCGGGATCTTCTGCTGGCTCTAAGGACTATACAGTAAATGTCCTTAGAGAAATTGGAGATGTACTTATACATGGAGTTGCAACTAAACCGGGAAAACCAGCTATTTTAGCAATTGTAAATGGTAAACCTGTAATAGGCATTCCAGGTTATCCTGTATCTGCATATTTTGTGTTCGAATTTTTTGTAAAACCACTTTTATTTCAATATAATAGACAGATGTTAGATGAACATAAAAAGGTAAATAGTATATTATCACGCCGAATTGTATCGTCACTAAAACATGAAGAATTTATTAGGTTAAAGCTAGGTGTTGTGAATGATAAAGTAATAGCTACTCCATTAGATAGAGGAGCAGGAGTTACTATGTCTTTAGTAAAAGCAGATGGAATACTTGTAGTACCCCAAAGGGTAGAGGGATATGAAGCGGGTATAGAGGTAGAAGTTCAACTGCTGAAATCTATTAGTGAAATAAATAACACTATTGTTTCTATTGGTAGTCATGATTTAGTAATGGATATATTGTCAAATGAGCTACACTTAAATCGATCAAATGTGTTTTTATCATCTGCACATGTAGGAAGCTTAGGTGGTATAATGGCTATGAAAAAAGGAGAGTGTCATATATCTCCTATACATCTTATGGATGAAGAAACTGGAGATTATAATAACTCCTATATTAAAAAGTACCTAAATAGTTCAGATTATGCTATAATTAAGTTTGTAAAACGGAGTCAAGGACTAATGGTTAAAAAAGGTAATCCTTTAAATATTCAATATGTCAAAGATTTAACTAGATCAGATATTCAATTTGTTAATAGACAAAGAGGAGCAGGCACTAGAATTTTACTGGACTATTATTTGGATAAAAATGAGATAACAGCCTCTGATATTAGAGGTTATGATCGTGAATTTAATACACACATGGCTGTAGCAGCAGCAGTAGCAGGTAAGTCTGCAGATTGTGGAATGGGAGTCTTGTCTGCGGCGAAGGCTATGGGACTAGATTTTATTCCTATAGCTTGGGAGGATTATGATCTATGTATTTCCAAGGAAATGTTGGAAGACAAAAAAATTACTTCACTAATAAGTGTAATGAAGAGTGAAGAGTTTATTAGTAAAATTGCAAAATTAGATGGATATAGTACAGATAATATTGGAGATATCGTATATATCTAG
- a CDS encoding MOSC domain-containing protein yields the protein MAKVVAVNISRRKGIPKDQIEEGVFIEDFGLEGDAHAANWHRQVSLLAQESIDKAIAMGADGLEPGKFAENITTEGIVLYELPVGTQLKIGETIQEVTQIGKECHQKCAIFYTVGECVMPKEGIFTKVIKGGIVKPGDDIEIIK from the coding sequence TTGGCAAAGGTTGTTGCAGTTAATATTAGTAGAAGAAAAGGAATACCAAAGGATCAAATTGAAGAGGGAGTTTTTATTGAAGACTTTGGCTTGGAAGGAGACGCTCATGCAGCAAATTGGCATAGACAGGTTAGTTTACTAGCTCAGGAAAGTATAGATAAAGCAATAGCAATGGGAGCAGATGGATTAGAACCTGGTAAGTTTGCTGAAAACATAACTACTGAAGGTATCGTTCTATACGAACTACCTGTAGGTACTCAATTAAAAATAGGTGAAACTATTCAAGAAGTAACACAAATAGGTAAAGAATGTCATCAAAAATGTGCTATTTTTTATACTGTAGGAGAGTGTGTAATGCCTAAAGAAGGTATTTTTACTAAAGTAATTAAAGGTGGTATAGTTAAACCTGGTGATGATATTGAAATAATTAAATAG
- the spoVB gene encoding stage V sporulation protein B — protein MKKSSFIYGTILLVIVNFLVRSLGFVYKIILSRLIGPEAIGLYQMVFPFLMLLITTTSAGIPSAVSKLVAKENSLNNREGVYKILTISLFIGGTLSLVLSILVSLNMDFIVTKVLKNEAIFYPILFTIPAISLITFASIIRGFFYGLKDMKPPANAQIIEQLFRIIFVLSYLVYKKPSNPVLAATIGIIGVSLGEFFGLIYLIFKFNLRKLNPRRHLIKIYTVSSLKVASSILYISIPITIGRLVSSLIQTASSILIPQRLIIAGYTSSEAIQIFGKITGMAMPLLFLPFTVTSALAINIIPNISEQMAINNMDDVSEQCNLAIKITLLVAIPITIIYTAFGNHLAQLIYNQEDVGSYLSIISYSTIFLCMQHTLSGILHGMGKQIITTINYLLGMVIQLYCTYFLISNPKYGINGFFIGYILSAFVIFALNFITLKRAIKIRLSILQLLIKPTILSSLTALSMLYIYKASYLVTTSNFLSTMVSALLGGILYLLLLSITKTLNIKSIIKEIKG, from the coding sequence TTGAAAAAATCTTCTTTTATTTACGGAACAATTTTATTAGTTATAGTTAATTTTCTAGTTAGATCCCTTGGGTTTGTATATAAAATAATACTCTCAAGATTGATAGGACCAGAGGCTATAGGTCTATATCAGATGGTGTTTCCTTTTTTAATGTTACTTATTACAACAACATCTGCAGGCATTCCATCAGCAGTATCTAAACTTGTAGCTAAGGAAAACTCTTTAAATAATAGAGAAGGCGTTTATAAAATACTAACTATATCTCTTTTTATTGGCGGAACCTTATCTTTAGTTTTATCCATATTGGTGTCGCTTAATATGGACTTTATTGTTACTAAAGTATTAAAAAATGAGGCAATATTCTATCCAATTTTATTTACAATCCCTGCCATAAGCTTAATAACTTTTGCTAGTATAATAAGAGGTTTTTTTTATGGATTAAAAGATATGAAACCTCCTGCTAATGCACAAATTATAGAACAATTATTTCGTATAATATTTGTACTATCCTACTTAGTATATAAAAAGCCATCCAATCCTGTTCTAGCTGCTACCATAGGGATTATTGGAGTTTCACTCGGAGAATTTTTCGGGCTAATATACTTGATATTTAAGTTTAATCTAAGAAAGTTAAATCCTAGAAGGCATCTTATAAAAATCTATACGGTGTCTTCATTGAAAGTAGCTAGTAGCATACTATATATATCAATACCTATTACTATAGGTAGGTTAGTTTCATCATTAATACAAACAGCAAGTTCAATTCTAATACCACAGAGATTAATTATTGCAGGATATACAAGCTCTGAGGCAATTCAAATCTTTGGTAAAATAACCGGAATGGCAATGCCACTATTGTTTCTACCCTTTACCGTCACGTCTGCCTTAGCAATTAATATTATTCCAAATATATCAGAACAAATGGCAATCAATAATATGGATGATGTTAGTGAGCAATGTAATTTAGCAATAAAAATAACATTGTTAGTAGCTATTCCAATAACTATTATATATACTGCATTCGGAAACCATCTAGCACAACTAATTTACAACCAAGAAGACGTAGGAAGCTATTTATCTATAATAAGCTATTCAACCATATTTTTATGTATGCAGCACACTTTATCTGGTATTTTACATGGAATGGGAAAACAAATAATTACTACAATTAACTATTTACTAGGCATGGTAATTCAGCTCTATTGTACATATTTTTTAATTTCTAATCCGAAATATGGTATAAATGGTTTCTTTATCGGATATATACTTTCGGCTTTCGTTATTTTTGCCTTAAATTTTATTACGTTAAAACGGGCTATTAAAATTAGACTTTCTATATTGCAATTGTTAATTAAACCAACAATATTATCCAGTCTAACAGCTTTATCAATGTTATATATTTATAAAGCATCTTATCTAGTTACAACTAGTAATTTCCTAAGCACTATGGTTTCAGCATTATTAGGGGGCATATTGTACTTGCTTTTATTATCTATAACTAAAACCCTAAATATTAAATCGATTATAAAAGAAATTAAAGGATAG